Proteins encoded in a region of the Mixophyes fleayi isolate aMixFle1 chromosome 5, aMixFle1.hap1, whole genome shotgun sequence genome:
- the JMJD4 gene encoding 2-oxoglutarate and iron-dependent oxygenase JMJD4 has translation MDESELQITPTVWNHIDFIEDPKNFTYNEFFSTYMIGNAPCLFSSKFTQSWGSRKSWVTSDNKPNWHYLLQNFGDAVVPVANCDVKEYNANPKEQIPLREFISYWREYTENGCQSPRGCLYLKDWHMTREFLDHDVYETPAYFSSDWLNEYWDAIAEDDYRFVYMGPAGSWTPFHADVFRSYSWSANICGRKKWLLFPPGQEEYLRDCHGCLPYDVTSPTLQDANLYPNYSRCCPPLEVIQEAGEIIFVPSVWHHQVYNMEDTISVNHNWVNGCNVSVMWSFLQAELGAVQKEIGEWKETMEGWDRHCQIIMKSCTGIDYKEFYTFLKMIAERRIQDLEKGPPDSPSEGSLDVMVPGPQHARFDIRKIAEVLTLLMSNEDFQKLDKETLDPPPGEFLSRLQKLIERKSCT, from the exons ATGGATGAGTCCGAGTTACAGATAACTCCCACTGTCTGGAATCATATCGACTTTATTGAAGATCCGAAAAACTTCACTTATAATGAGTTTTTTAGCACGTATATGATAGGCAACGCTCCGTGTCTCTTCTCCTCCAAGTTCACTCAGTCCTGGGGAAGCCGAAAATCGTGGGTTACCTCGGACAACAAGCCCAACTGGCACTATCTGCTACAGAATTTCG GGGATGCGGTTGTTCCTGTTGCCAACTGTGATGTGAAAGAATACAACGCAAATCCCAAAGAGCAGATCCCTCTCCGGGAGTTCATCTCTTACTGGAGAGAATATACAGAGAACGGCTGTCAGTCTCCCAGGGGATGTCTGTACCTTAAGGACTGGCACATGACCAG GGAGTTCCTGGATCATGATGTGTATGAGACTCCAGCATACTTCTCATCAGACTGGCTGAACGAGTACTGGGACGCCATCGCTGAGGATGATTACCGCTTCGTCTACATGGGGCCGGCTGGCTCATG GACTCCCTTCCACGCCGACGTCTTCCGATCGTACAGTTGGTCGGCCAATATATGTGGCCGTAAGAAATGGCTCCTGTTCCCCCCTGGCCAGGAGGAATATCTGCGGGATTGCCACGGATGTCTTCCGTATGACGTAACTTCTCCTACCCTTCAGGACGCCAACCTGTACCCAAATTATAGCAGGTGCTGCCCGCCCCTGGAAGTCATACAGGAAGCCGGGGAGATCATATTCGTGCCCAGTGTCTGGCACCATCAGGTGTACAACATG GAAGATACGATTTCCGTAAACCACAACTGGGTGAACGGCTGTAACGTGTCCGTTATGTGGAGCTTCCTCCAGGCGGAGCTGGGAGCAGTTCAGAAGGAGATCGGTGAATGGAAGGAGACGATGGAGGGCTGGGACCGGCACTGTCAG ATTATCATGAAATCCTGCACAGGCATTGATTATAAAGAGTTTTATACCTTCTTGAAAATGATTGCTGAGCGCCGGATCCAGGACCTGGAGAAGGGACCCCCGGACTCGCCGTCTGAGGGATCTTTGGACGTCATGGTCCCAGGTCCCCAACATGCACGTTTTGATATCAGGAAAATTGCAGAAGTTTTGACCTTACTGATGAGCAATGAAGACTTTCAGAAACTGGACAAAGAGACTCTTGATCCCCCTCCCGGGGAATTTCTGTCACGTCTGCAGAAGCTGATTGAACGAAAGTCATGTACTTGA